Within Micromonospora narathiwatensis, the genomic segment TCTGCGTGGCGTGTGCCCGCATCGCCGCCTCCTTGGCGGCGTGCTGGTCGGTGGCGTCGATCCGCGCGGCGATCTCCGGGTCGGGCGTGCCGAACGGCAGGTCGTCGACGCTGTCGATGCCGGCGAACGGGTTGTCGGAGGCCTCGGTGAAGGCGTTCAGGCCGGCATCCAGCACGCTGCGCGGCATCGCCGTCCAGTAGACCTTCGCCGGGGCGATCCCCTCGGCGGTGGCCAACTCGACGGCGCGCATCGCCACCCGGTGCGCCTGAATGTGGTCGGGGTGGCCGTAGAAGCCGTTGTCGTCGTACGTGATCATGACCTGCGGGCGGACCTCGCGCATGATCTCCAGCAGGTGCCCGGCGGCCTCGTCGAGGTCGGCCTGCCAGAAGGCGCGGGGGTGCTCGTTGGTGGCCAGGCCCATCATGCCGGAGTCCCGGTAGCGGCCCGCGCCACCGAGGAAGCGGTGGTCGGTGACGCCGAGCGCGGCGCAGGCCGCGGCCAGCTCGCCGATCCGGTACCCGCCGAGCTGGTCGGCCTCGGCCGCGACGAGCTGGGCCAGCTCCGGTACGTGGATCTCGCCTTCCTCGCCCAGCGTGCAGGTCACCAGGGTGACGTGGGCGCCGGTGGCGGCGTAGTGCGCCATCGTCGAGCCGGTGCCGATGGACTCGTCATCGGGGTGCGCGTGGACCAGCAGGAGGCGTCGGTCGGGCAGCGTCGTCACGACCGTCACTCTAACCGGCGGTCCTCCCCCGGCGATGCTTACGCGTCCGCCCAGGTCGGCCACATCACGCCCGAGCCGCCCTTACGATCCGAGTTGTGGACTTTCCCGAGCTGGCCGCCCGTACCCGTCGGTTCAGCCACGGGGCGCCGCGCGCTGTCTCAGTCGCGGACGACGGCTCCCGGGTGATCTTCCTGCGCTCGGCGGGACCGGAGGACCCGGCCGACGCGCTCTGGCTGCTGGACGTCGGCTCGGGCGAGGAACGGCTGGTCGCGGATCCGGCGGTGCTGCTCGGGTCGGACGGCGAGCCGGCCGCGCTGGCGCCGGGCGAACGGGCGCTGCGCGAGCGGCTGCGGCTCAGCGCCGCCGGCATCGGCTCGTACGCCCTGGACACGGCCGGCCGGGTCGCCGCGTTCGCGCTGGCCGGCCGGCTGTTCCGGGCCGACCTGGTGCACGGCGACGTGGTCGAGGTGGCCTCGGTCGGCCCGGTGATCGACCCGCGCCCCGACCCCACCGGCGAACGGCTGGCCTACGTCACCGACGCCGCCGAGGGGGTCCGCCGGGGCCAGCTCCGGGTGGTCGAGCCGGACGGCGCGGACAACCTCCTCGCCGGCGAGGACAGCGGGGTGACCTGGGGGCTCGCCGAGCACATCGCGGCGGAGGAGTTCGGCCGGTACCGCGGCTACTGGTGGGCCCCGGACGGGCGCACGGTGCTGGCCGCCCGGGTGGACGAGTCCCGGCTGCCGCACTGGCACCTGCACGACCCGGCCGACCCGGCGAGCCCGCCGACGACCGTCGCGTACCCCCGGGCGGGCGGGCCGAACGCGCAGGTCAGCCTGCACCTGCTCGACCTCGACGGCGGCTGGGTCGACGTGCACTGGGACCGCGAGACCTACCCGTACCTGACCTCGGTCGGCTGGGCGGACGGCGGGCCGCTGATCACCGTGCTACGCCGCTCGCAGCAGCACGGCCTGGTCCTCGCGGTGGACCCGCGTACCGGGGAGACGCAGGTGCACGCCGAGCTGGCCGACCCGCGCTGGGTGGAACCGATCCCCGGCACCCCGGCGCACCTGCCCGACGGCCGGGTTCTGGTCGGCGGCGAGCTGGCCCACGACGGCTACGATGCCCGCTGCCTCTTCGCCGACGGCACCCTGCTCACCCCGCCCTCGCTGTACGTGCGCCGGGTGGTGGGGCGGCTCCCCGCCGCCGGCAGCGCCCCGGCGGACCTGCTGGTGGAGGCGAGCGAGGGCGAGCCGAGCCAGCGCCACCTCTACCGGATCCGGACGGTGATCGGCGGTGGGGTGGACGCCCGCCGGATGGGCAGCGACCCAGGCTGGCACACCGGCGCGATCGGCGGCTCCACTCTGGTGGTCGGCACCGCCTCGCTGGAGCAGCCGGGCACCCGCTGGTCGGTGTGGCACGGCGACCAGGAGGTGGGCGAGCTGCGCTCGCTGGCCGCCACCCCGCCGTACGCGCCGCGCCCGATGATGGTGCGGGTGACCGACCGGCGGCTGCCGAGCGCGGTGCTCTACCCGTCCGAGCACGTCAAGGGTACGAAGCTGCCGGTGCTGCTGGACGTCTACGGCGGGCCGGGGCACCAGGAGGTGGTCGCCGCGCGGGCGGCCTGGTTGGAGCGGCAGTGGTGGGCCGACCAGGGCTTCGCGGTGGTGACCATCGACAACCGGGGCACCCCGGGCGTCGCCCCGTCGTTCGAGAAGGCGATCCACCGCCGGCTGGCCGACGTGATCCTGACCGACCAGGTGGACGCGCTGACCGCGCTCGCCGGCAAGCACCCGGACCTGGACCTGGCGCGGGTGGCGGTGCGGGGCTGGTCGTTCGGCGGCTGGCTGGCCGGGCTGGCGGTGCTGCGCCACCCGGAGCTGTTCCGCTGCGCGATCGTCGGCGCCCCGGTCACCGACTGGACGCTGTACGACACCGCGTACAGCGAGCGCTACCTGGGCCTGCCGGAGGACGGCATGGACGTCTACGCCCACCATTCGCTGGTCGAACTGGCCGCCGAGCCGGTCGGCGACCCGGCGCAGGCCCGGCCGATGCTGCTGGTGCACGGCCTGGTCGACGACAACGTGGTGGCCGCGCACACGCTGCGGCTCTCGGCGGCGCTGCTGGCTGCCGGCCGGCCGCACGCGGTGCTGCCACTGACCGGGGCCACCCACATGGCCGCCGGCGGCACCGCCGAACGCCTGCTCAAGCTGGAACTCGACTTCCTCCGCCGGAATCTGTAAGGGCCCCTTCTCCACGCCGAGGCGTGGAGAAGGGGCCCCTGCGCTCAGGCCGTCACTGCTTCACGTAGGCGTTGGTGAGGGCCGGGTAGCCGAAGATGCTGGACAGGTAGATCCCGCCCGTCTTGGAGCCGTGCAGGTAGTAGCCCTGCTCGACGAAGAGCGGCACGGCCGGGGCCAGCTCGGTCATGATTCGCTTGTCGAGCTTGGCCCACTCCCCGCCCTGCTCACCGGCGGGCATTGCGAGCACCCGGTCGAACTCCTTGTTGATGTCGTCGCTGTTGACGAAGGAGGTGTTGCTGTTGCTCTCCGGCTTGATGGTGCGGCCGTCGAAGAGCACCGGCAGGATCGCCGCCCCGCTGGGCCAGTCGGCGGCCCACTGGTCGAGGTAGAGGTCCCAGGGGTTGTCCTTCTTCTTCGTCTCGTCGAGCTTGGCGTCGGCCGGGATGCTCTTCAAGGTGATCTTGAAGCCGGCCTTCTCCAGGTTGCTCTTGAGCTGGGTACCGTACTCCGGGTTGTCGTCGCCGATGCCGAGCACCAGCTCGGGGGTCTTGCCGGCGAGCAGTTCCTTGGCCTTGTCGGGGTTGCCCGTCGGGCCGGCCGGGTAGGCGTCGTAGTTCTGCCAGCCGATGGTCGACGGCGGCATCAGGGTGGTGACCGCCTTGGCGGTCGCCTCACCGCCGTACACCTTGATGAATCCGTCCCGGTCGATGGCGTAGTTCAACGCCTGCCGGACCGACAGGTCGGTGACCCGGCCGGTGTTGATGGTGAGCCGCCACATGCTCGGGGTCTGGCCCTGCACCGAGCGGCCCTTCAGCGCCGCGTCGCCGGCCACCCGGGCGACCAGCGCCGAGGGCACACCGTTCCAGGCCAGCGCCGTCTGGTCGTCACCGTTGTCGGCGATCACCCGGTTGGCGCCCGCCTCGGCGTCCGGGCCGAAGGTCCAGACGACCTTGTCCGGGTACGCGTGCCGCACCGGGTCGGTGTTCGGGTCCCAGTTCTCGTTCCGCTCCATCACCAGCTCGACACCGGCGGTGTTCTTGGTGATCTTGTATGGTCCGGAGGAGAACGGCTGGTTGTCCAGGTTGACCCCGGTGTCCTTCTCCGCCTTGAGCGGGGCGGTGTACGGCAGCGACGCGGCGAACGGCAGGTCGCAGTGCGGCTTGGCGAACTCGAACTTCAGCGTCTTCGCGTCCGGCGCGGTCAGGCCCGGCGGTAGCGAGGTCTTGTTCGCCTTGAAGTCCCACTTGGTGTCGTACTGCGGGGAGTCGGCGAGCCACTCCTGGAGGTAGGTCGGGCCGCCGGTCAGGTCGGGGTCGAAGGAGCGGGCGATGCCGTACGCGATCTCCTTCGAGGTGATCGGGCTGCCGTCCTCGAACTTCACCCCGTCCTTGATCTTGAATTCCCAGACCTTGCAGTCCTTGTTGACGTCCGTGCCCGGGGTCTCGGCGAGGTCACCGACCAGGGTCACCTTGCCCGAGCCGTCGTCCTTGAAGGTGGTCAGGAAGCGGCTGTAGAGCGGGGCGTTCATCAGGCCGGCGAACGAGTAGACCCGCTGCGGGTCCAGGTGCGAGATCTTGGTCTCCCGGATCACCCGGAAGGTGCCACCCTTGCTGGCGCCGGGGACCTCGGGAGCGGGCCCCATCGACTCCTTCGGGTCGGTGGCGATCGAACCGCTCTGCACCCGGTCGGCGCCGGTGTCGCCGCCGGTGCCCTTGTTCTCGCTGCACGCCCCCATCACCACGAGCAGTGCGAGCGCTCCGCCGGCGGCGGCTGCCCTCTTCAGGCGCATCTCGCGCCCTCCTCCCTTATCTGGTGCCCCGTCAGGCTCCACGTCCGGAGCATCGTCAGGCGACGTAGAAAAACTACGGCGTGTGTAACAGAGAGCGGTGGATTTCTCCATGCCCTGTCGGGTGCCGTTGCGCTATCGCAACCGGACCCGCGGGTCGATGGCCGCGTAGAGCATGTCCACCACGATGTTGGCGACCACGATGAAGACCGCCGAGATCAGCACGGTGGCCATGATGGTCGGCAGATCACCCGACCGGACGGCGTCCACGGCGGTCCGGCCGAGGCCCTGGATGCCGAAGGTGGTCTCGGTGATCACCGTGCCGCCGAGCGCGCTGCCCACGTCCAGGCCGGCGATGGTCACGATCGGGGTGATCGCCGCGCGCAGCGCGTGCCGCCCGTACACCTTGGGTTTGGCCAGGCCCTTGGCCCGCGCGGTCCGGACGAAGTCCTCCGACAGCGTCTCCAGCATCTGCGCCCGGGACAGCCGGGCGTAGATCGCGGAGAAGAGGAAGGCCAGGCACACCCAGGCGAGGACGAGACCGCTGGCCCACTTCACCGGATTCTCGAAGATCGAGGTGTAGCCCGGGGTCGGGGTGATCCGCAGGTTGTAGGTGAAGACCAGCAGCAGCACCGCGCCGACGAAGTAGAGCTGCATCGACGCACCCGCCAGCGAGAAGCCGATCGCCAGCCGGTCCAGCAGCGTGCCCCGTCTCAGCGCGGAGATCATGCCGAGCCCGACGCCGACAATCAACCAGAGGACGGCCGCCGGGAGGACGATGCTCAGCGTCACCGGGAGCACCCGGCTGAGCGTGTCCGTGACGGCCTCGCTGTTGACGTACGAGTAGCCGAGACAGGGCGCGTCGCACCGGCCGCCCTGGGAGCTGCCCAGATCGCGCCCGGTGACGATGCCCTTCATATAGTTGGCGTACTGCTCGGGCAGCGGGTCACGCAGGCCCAGCTCCTGCCGGACCCGCTCCAGCCGTTCGGCGTTGCAGTTCTTCGGGCACATGCCGCTGACCGGGTCGCGGGGCAGCCCGAAGAACATCAGGAAGCTGAGCACGCTCACCGCGAAGAGGGTGAGCACGGCGGTGAGCAGCCGGCGTACCAGGAATCGGGTCATCAGAGTCTTCCTTCATTCGCGACTGCGGGGCTCCGCTCCGCTGCACTCCTCGCGCTCATCACGACACCCCTACCGGGACGACTTCGGGTCGAGCGCGTCACGCAGCGCGTCGCCGAGCAGGTTGAAGGCGAGCACGAGGATGAAGATCGTGACGCCGGGGAAGAAGACGTACGCCGGGTCGGTCTGCAGGTACGGGATGCTCTGGAAGATCATCCGACCGAAGTCGGCGGTCGGTTCGAGGATGCCGATGCCGAGGAAGGACAGTGCCGCCTCGCCGGTGATGTACTGCGGCACCGCCAGCGAGAACGCGACCAGGATCGGCGCCCAGAGGTTCGGCAGGAGCTGCCGGAAGAGCATGTGCCCCAGCCCGGCCCCGCTGGCCCGGGCGGCCTCCACGAACTCCCGTTCGCGCAGCGATATCACCTGACCGCGGACCAGCCGCGCGGTACTCGTCCAGCCGAACGCGGCGAAGATGCCGATGAGGACGGCCACCTGGAACGCCGGCGGCACCTCCTCGCGGGGGCCGTAGAAGCGCAGCCCGACGGTCGGCACCACAGCCAGGGCGAAGATGAGGAACGGCAGGGCCAGCGCCACATCGGTGATCCAGCTGATCACCGTGTCGACGATCCCGCCCAGGAACCCGGCGAGGATGCCGGCCGCCACACCGATGGCGGTGGTGACCAGGGCGGCGGCGAACGCGATGAACAGCGAGGTCCGCATGCCGTACACCATCCGGACGAAGATGTCCCGGCCCAGCCGGGGTTCCAGCCCGAACCAGTGGTCGCCGGTGATGCCGCCTACGTATCCCAGCGGCATGCCGTTGCCGTCCAGAAGCTGCTGGAACTGCTCGTTCGGGCCGACCCCGTACAGCTTGGAGACCAGCGGCGCGGCGAGGGCCAGCACGATGAAGAACAGCAGCACCACGCCGCTGACCATGGCCGTACGGTCCCGGCGCAGCCGGGCCCAGGCGAGTTGGCCGGGAGACCTCCCGACGATCCCCCGCTCGTCGGGCTTGACGGTGTCGGCGGCCGGCTCGATCTCGGCCCGCGCCGCGCCCTCAACCGGAGACAGGCTCACTGCGACACCTCAATTCGCGACTGCGGGGCTCGCAACACCGGCTCGCTCCTCGCGCTCACTGCGACACCTCAATTCGCGACTGCGGGGCTCGCAACACCGGCTCGCTCCTCGCGCTCACTGCGACACCTCAATTCGCGACTGCGGGGCTCGCAACACCGGCTCGCTCCTCGCGCTCACTGCGACACCTCCACGGATTCGCTGGTCCCGACGCCGAGCGGCCCCTGTTCGGGGTAGTGGCAGGCGGTGAGTTGGTTGCCGCCGTCGCGGGTGATCAGGGTGGGTTCGTCGGTGGCGCAGTTGTCCTGGGCTTTCCAGCAGCGGGTGCGGAAGCGGCAGCCCGAGGGTGGGTTGAGTGGGGTGGGTACGTCGCCGGTGAGGCGGATCCGTCCGGCCGGGCCGAGGGTGGTGACGTCGGGGATGGCGGAGAGCAGGGCGCGGGTGTACGGGTGTTGGGGTCGGGTGTAGATGTCGTCGCGGTCGCCGATCTCGACGATTTTGCCGAGGTACATGACGGCGACGCGGTGGCAGAAGTGGCGGACGACGGCGAGGTCGTGGGCGATGAACACGAAGGCCAGGTCGAGGTCGCGTTGCAGGTCGCGTAGCAGGTTGATGACCTGGGCCTGGATGGAGACGTCGAGGGCGGAGACGGGTTCGTCGGCGACGATGAGTTTGGGGCGCAGCGCGAGGGCGCGGGCGATGCCGATGCGTTGGCGTTGCCCGCCGGAGAACTCGTGGGGGTAGCGGTTGTAGTGCTCGGGGTTCAGGCCGACGAGTTCGAGGAGTTCCTGGACGCGTTTGCGGGTGCCGCCGGGTGGGTTGATCCGGTTGACCTGCAGTGGCATGGCGACGATCCGGCCGACGGTGTGGCGGGGGTTCAGCGAGGCGTACGGGTCCTGGAAGATGATCTGGAGGTCCTGCCGCAGCGGCCGTAACTCGCCACGGCGGGCGTGGGTGATGTCCCGGCCGGCGAACTCGATCGTCCCGGCGGTGGGTTCGAGCAGGCGTACCAGCATCCGTCCGGTGGTGGTCTTGCCGCACCCGGACTCCCCGACCAGGCCCAACGTCTCACCCGGACGTACCTCGAAATCCAGGCCGTCGACCGCCCGCACGGCACTCTTGGCCCGAAAGCCCTCACGGACCGGGAAATGCTTGGTCAGCCCACGCACCCTGAGCAGTGGCTCGGTCATTGCGCGACTCCCACCTGGGCGATGTCCTGCCGGTAGAGCCTGGTGCGTTCCTCGGCGGGCAGATGGCAGGCGACCAGGTGGCCCGCCTCCCCGGCCGCGCGCAGCTCCGGCACCACCGTGGCCGAGCGGTCGCCGTTGCGGCCGGCGTACCGGCAACGCGGATGGAACGCACACCCCGACGGCAAATTGATCAACGACGGCGGATTACCCCGAATCGGCACCAGATCCGCGCCCGCGTCACCACGCAACGACGGCACACTCGACAACAACCCCCACGTGTACGGATGCTGCGGCCGACGCAACACCTGCTCCACACCACCGTGCTCGACCGCCCGCCCCCCATACATCACCAACACGTCATCAGCCACCTGAGACACCACACCCAGGTCATGCGTGATCAAAACAATCGCCGACCGGAACTCCGCCTGCAGATCCGCCAACAAATCCAGAATCTGCGCCTGCACCGTCACATCCAACGCCGTCGTCGGCTCATCCGCGATCAACAGATCCGGATCGTTCACCAACGCCATCGCGATCATCGCCCGCTGCCGCATCCCACCCGAAAACTCATGCGGATACTGATCGAACCGCCGCCCCGGCTGCGGAATCCCCACCCGACCCAACATGTCCACCGCCCGCCGCCGCGCCTCCCGCCTCCCCGCCCCCGGGTGATGCACCCGAAACGCCTCAGCGATCTGCCGACCCACCGTGTAGTACGGATGCAACGCCGACAACGGATCCTGAAAGACCATCGCCATGTCCCGACCCCGCAGCCGCCGCACCTCCTCCTCCGGAAGCCCGACCAACTGACGGCCCCCGACGGAGATCTCCCCCGTGATGCTCGTGCGCTTGGCGTTGTGCAGACCCAGAATCGCCAGCGACGTCACACTCTTACCCGAGCCCGACTCACCGACGATCCCCAACGTGCGCCCCCGCGCCACCGAGAACGACACCCCGTCCACCGCCCGGACCACACCGTCCTCGGTGTCGAACCGCACCCGCAGATCCTTCACCCGCAGATAGGGACCCTCACCCGAGCGCTGCTCCGGGACCTCATGGCGGTCCGGTTCCCCGGACGGCGCCGACTCCGACCTGCCCACGACCGCCTCCCCCTCAGTGATGAAGAGAACTTACAACAAAGTTCTGGAGGCGAAAATAAGCTACAAAACGTGGGATGTCAGTGGGCTGAGCGTAACGAGTGGGTTTCGGGCTTGACCAGCCCTCAGCCCGCCGCCGCACGTCGGGTGTGGCCATGGCCGGAGGACTCAGGTGAAGATGTCCGCCCGGGAGCTGTCGGTGACCAAGCCCGGCGAGGTGCTGGAGTTGAGTGAGCCCGTACGCGCCACGATCCGGCCGGAGGATCTCGTCTCCTGACGGATGTCGGTCCGCTCGCCTAGGGTCGGCGCATGAGCGAGCGCCAGCGAGCGAAGCGGGACCCGGCATGAGCGAATTCGATGCGGCGTCCGACGCCGTCCAGGCCGCCCTCGACGCGGGAGCACGGTACGCGGACGTCCGGGTGATGCACCGCCGCTACGAGTCGATGTCGGCCCGCAACGGCGACATCGAGGAGCTGACCCAGGACGAGAGCATCGGGCTGGGCGTCCGGGCGCTGGTCGGGTCGAGCTGGGGCTTTCACGCCGTACCCGAGCTGTCGGAAGCCCGCGACGCCGGCCGGCGCGCCGCGGCGATCGCCACCGCGAGCGCGCGCGTCCCCGGCCCGCCGATCGACCTGGTCCCCGTCGAGGCGACCGTCGCGAGCTGGGCCTCGGGGTGCGAGGTGGACCCGCTCGGCGTCCCGCTCTCCGACAAGGGTGACCTGCTGGTCCGCGCCACCGAGACGATGCGCGCGCACGGCGCCGACCTGGCCGAGGGCCTCTACCAGATCTGGGACACCACGAAGTGGTTCGTCTCCAGCGAGGGGCACCGGATCGACCAGCGCATCCGCGAGTGCGGTGGCGGCATCTCGGCCACCTCGATCGGCGACGGCGAGACCCAGCGCCGGTCCTACCCGAGCTACCGCGGGCAGTACGGCACCACCGGCTGGGAGCTGGTCACCTCGCTCGACCTGGCCGCGCACGCCGCCCGGGTCGCCGAGGAGTCCCGGGAGCTGCTCACCGCGGCGGAGTGCCCGGCCGGCGAGACCGACCTGATCCTCGGCGGCGAGCAGCTCGCCCTGCAGATCCACGAATCGGTCGGGCACGCCATCGAGTTGGACCGGATCCTCGGCTGGGAGGCCGCCTTCGCCGGGACGTCCTGGTTGGATCTGACCCGGCTCGGGGCGCTGCGTTACGGCTCCGAGCTGATGAACGTCACCATCGACCCGACCATCCCGGGCGCGCTGGGCAGCTTCGGCTTCGACGACGAGGGCTCACCGGCGGTCAAGCGGGACGCGGTCCGCGCGGGACGCTGGGTGGGGGTGCTCGCCGGCCGGGACTCGGCCGCCGTCGCCGGTCTCGGCTACGGCGGCAGCGTACGGGCGGACGGCTGGGCCCGACTGCCGATGGTGCGGATGACCAACGTGGGCCTGGAACCGGGCCCGCACACCCTCGACGAGATCATCGAGGCCACCGACGACGGGGTGCTGATGGACATCAACCGCTCCTGGTCGATCGACGACAAGCGACTCAACTTCCAGTTCGGTTGCGAGGTCGGCTGGGAGGTGCGGAAGGGCCGGCGGGGGCGGATGCTGCGCAACCCCACCTACACCGGCATCGGGCCGGTCTTCTGGCGCTCGATGGACATGCTCTCCTCCGAGATCGTGCCGTGGGGCACGCCGAACTGCGGCAAGGGTCAGCCGGGCCAGGTCGGGCACACCGGTCACCCGGCCGCCCCCGCCCGCTTCCGCAACGTCCGGGTGGGGGTAAGGGCATGAGTGAGCTGGAGATCGCCGGTCAGGTCGTCGAGCTGGTCCGCCGGCTCGCCGGGCCGGACGCGCAGGCCGAGGTCACGGTGACCCGGGCCGACCTGGCACTGACCCGGTTCGCGAACTCGTTCATCCATCAGAACGTCGCCGAGTCGGGCACGGCGGTGCGGCTGCGGCTGCACGCCGGTGGGCGGACGGCGGCCGGCAGCGGCAGCCTGGTCGACCGCGACGGGCTGACCGCCCTGGTCGAGCGGACCCTGGCGGCGGCCCGGCTCGCCCCGCCCGATCCGGCCTGGCCGGGGCTCACCCCGCCGTCGCCGGTCCCGCCGGGGACGGCCCTCGACGAGGCCACCGCGTACGCGTCTCCCGACGAGCGGGCCGCCCGGGTACGCGCCTTCGTGGACGCGGCCGGCGGGCTGGAGACGGCCGGCTACTGCCGGACGGCGTACCGGTCGGGGGCGTTCGCCAACTCGGCCGGGCACTCGGCGGTGGGGCGGATGGCCGAGGCGGCGATGGACGGCATCGCGCGTACGGGCGGGGCCGACGGGGTGGCCCGGCGCTGCGCCGACCGGCTCGGCGAGCTGGACGGCGGGGTGCTCGGCGCGCGGGCGGCGGCGAAGGCGCGGGCCGCGACGGATCCGGTCGAGCTGCCGCCGGGGCGGTACGACGTGGTGCTCGAACCGGCCGCGGTCGCCGACCTGCTGCAGAACCTCGCCTGGTTCGGCTTCAACGGCAAGCGGCACGCCGAGCGGCAGTCCTTCGTCGAACTCGGCACCGCCCAGTTCGATCCGTCGGTGACCCTGGTCGACGATCCGCCGCACGCCTCCGCCCTGCCGTACGACATGGAGGGCACCTCCCGGGGCGCGCTGACCCTGGTGGACGAAGGCACCACCGTGGCGGTGGCGCACGACCGACGCAGCGGCGCCGAGGCGGGGGCCGCCTCCACCGGTCACGGGATGCCCGGCGCGTCCACCTTCGGCCCGATCCCGCACAACCTCCGCCTGCTCCCG encodes:
- a CDS encoding TldD/PmbA family protein; the protein is MSELEIAGQVVELVRRLAGPDAQAEVTVTRADLALTRFANSFIHQNVAESGTAVRLRLHAGGRTAAGSGSLVDRDGLTALVERTLAAARLAPPDPAWPGLTPPSPVPPGTALDEATAYASPDERAARVRAFVDAAGGLETAGYCRTAYRSGAFANSAGHSAVGRMAEAAMDGIARTGGADGVARRCADRLGELDGGVLGARAAAKARAATDPVELPPGRYDVVLEPAAVADLLQNLAWFGFNGKRHAERQSFVELGTAQFDPSVTLVDDPPHASALPYDMEGTSRGALTLVDEGTTVAVAHDRRSGAEAGAASTGHGMPGASTFGPIPHNLRLLPAAARAVGGDSPSPVGPGGDGTAAGAVADADTAALVAGVKRGLLVSDFWYTRVLDPKRLVITGLTRNGVWLVEDGVPTRAVRDFRFTESYPRALGPGRVLGLGRQPVRQPDRVDGSWWEAPPLRLASWNFTGGASG